Proteins encoded together in one Bradyrhizobium sp. PSBB068 window:
- a CDS encoding MaoC family dehydratase N-terminal domain-containing protein, producing MLYAEDLTEGQTFKLGTYAIGEAEILAFAAKYDPVPIHTDRAAAAAGPFGGLIASGFNTMAIYQRLVVEAIWSKVAGIVGRSFEIRLPSPVRPGDTLTGQSEIQKITLRPERRDAVVIFKTELVNEEQRPVLVLVLDALIHMRPAERTRT from the coding sequence ATGCTGTATGCGGAAGATCTCACCGAGGGCCAGACATTCAAGCTTGGCACCTACGCGATCGGGGAAGCGGAGATTCTGGCGTTCGCAGCAAAATATGATCCGGTGCCGATCCATACCGATCGCGCCGCGGCGGCGGCGGGTCCGTTCGGTGGTCTGATCGCAAGCGGCTTCAACACCATGGCGATCTATCAGCGCCTCGTCGTGGAGGCGATCTGGAGCAAGGTGGCGGGTATCGTCGGGCGGAGTTTTGAAATTCGTCTTCCGAGCCCGGTCCGCCCGGGAGACACGCTGACCGGCCAATCCGAAATCCAGAAGATCACCCTCAGGCCGGAGCGGCGCGACGCCGTGGTGATCTTCAAGACCGAGCTCGTCAACGAGGAGCAGCGCCCTGTGCTCGTCCTCGTGCTCGATGCGCTGATCCACATGCGGCCGGCGGAGCGCACGCGGACATAG
- a CDS encoding PAS domain S-box protein, with protein MTAESPPNSQAPRAFSLSIGQLTFGSFLLVLAVIIITSTASVIAIRHIDTTFAELQRLQSVGDIAEDIDRRTNELRLAARDFVTEPGTQSAQVAQAAQSLSEILKKTRIELAPEQQDMIDGVTQRLATYRSGIERISALLSRRAEIVAGLPPLRDAFDKAVVESNDATLANTLSQIQSRIATALLAHNTSAAEQAAQSMRAMTIADPALRSAVDNYAEAISAISVREGQIADIDREVLGAEGVLIQKVTELLRELSSRRGHVLSRDFARTLAEAKWQSIVLGTAGVLIGLFASVLVVRRTVRPLARIAGSIRKVAGGEKSAFIPGADLDNEIGDIARAAEVFRQTLVDADSAREAALRALAEQRLAEESYHKLFEASVDGIYVTTPGGTLLNANPALARMMGYATPQDLINGIGDIASTVYVDPAAREQYQKLMARDGTVRDYEYQVRSRDGTVLWLSDSATVVRNDEGEVVRYEGTVRDITDQKRAEDAIAEGRRLLQMVIDTVPAVINVKERNLRYVLMNRYMAGIFGIEPQDAIGQTTAELMQRYGAAKTDENDKRVLSARRELGFYEEEYKDAAGNMRQWLVNKLPILDAQGEIENIVTVALDIGERKRSEQEMRKARDSAEAALRNLRETQNSLIEAEKLAALGRLVAGVAHEVNNPVGISLTVASALERKTANFEAQVERGDLRRSSLNDFLNTARDASSQLVANLNRAAELIQSFKQVAADRNYSDQRTFDLGDLTEQVVMSLRPGLRKHNLTLNVDCEPNLIMNSYPGPYGQVLTNLFLNAVAHAFPDGKPGEVEIQVRAAGGDNVEVIFADNGCGMSLDVRRRAFDPFFTTRRDQGGTGLGLHIVYSIVTTRLGGRLSLESAPGNGTRIQMILPRVAPLEQAAE; from the coding sequence ATGACCGCTGAATCGCCGCCGAATTCGCAAGCGCCGCGTGCGTTCTCCCTCTCGATTGGCCAGCTCACGTTCGGCAGCTTCCTGCTGGTCCTGGCTGTGATCATCATCACGTCCACGGCCAGCGTGATCGCGATTCGGCACATCGATACGACCTTTGCCGAGCTGCAACGGCTGCAAAGCGTCGGCGACATCGCCGAGGACATCGACCGGCGCACCAACGAGCTGCGGCTGGCGGCGCGGGATTTCGTCACCGAGCCCGGCACCCAGTCGGCCCAGGTCGCGCAGGCGGCCCAGTCGCTGAGCGAGATTCTGAAGAAAACCCGGATCGAACTGGCGCCCGAGCAGCAGGACATGATCGACGGCGTCACCCAGCGGCTGGCGACCTATCGCAGCGGGATCGAGCGAATCTCGGCCCTGCTCAGCCGCCGCGCCGAGATCGTCGCCGGACTGCCGCCGCTGCGCGACGCGTTCGACAAGGCGGTCGTCGAGAGCAACGACGCCACGCTTGCGAACACGCTGTCGCAGATTCAGAGCCGCATCGCCACCGCATTGCTGGCGCACAACACGTCGGCCGCCGAGCAGGCTGCGCAAAGCATGCGGGCGATGACCATCGCCGATCCCGCCCTGCGCAGTGCCGTCGACAACTATGCCGAGGCGATCAGCGCGATCTCGGTGCGCGAGGGCCAGATCGCCGACATCGACCGCGAAGTGCTCGGCGCCGAAGGCGTGTTGATTCAGAAGGTCACCGAGCTGTTGCGGGAGCTCAGCTCGCGCCGCGGCCATGTGCTGTCGCGCGATTTTGCGCGGACATTGGCTGAAGCGAAATGGCAGAGCATCGTGCTCGGCACCGCGGGCGTGCTGATCGGCCTGTTCGCGTCGGTGCTGGTGGTGCGCCGCACCGTCCGCCCGCTGGCCCGGATCGCCGGCTCGATCCGCAAGGTCGCGGGCGGCGAGAAGAGCGCGTTCATTCCCGGCGCCGACCTCGACAACGAGATCGGCGACATCGCGCGCGCCGCCGAGGTGTTCCGCCAGACCCTGGTCGACGCCGACAGCGCGCGCGAGGCCGCTCTGCGCGCGCTCGCCGAGCAGCGGCTCGCCGAGGAGAGCTATCACAAGCTGTTCGAGGCATCCGTCGACGGGATCTACGTCACGACGCCGGGCGGCACGCTGCTCAACGCCAACCCGGCGCTGGCGCGGATGATGGGTTATGCCACGCCGCAGGACCTGATCAACGGCATCGGCGACATCGCCTCCACGGTCTATGTCGATCCGGCGGCGCGGGAGCAGTACCAGAAATTGATGGCGCGCGACGGCACGGTGCGTGACTACGAATATCAGGTGCGCTCGCGTGACGGCACGGTGCTTTGGCTGTCCGATTCCGCGACCGTCGTGCGCAACGACGAGGGCGAGGTGGTCCGCTACGAGGGCACGGTGCGTGACATCACCGACCAGAAGCGCGCCGAAGATGCCATCGCCGAGGGCCGCCGGCTGCTGCAGATGGTGATCGACACGGTGCCCGCCGTCATCAACGTCAAGGAGCGCAATCTTCGCTACGTGCTGATGAACCGCTACATGGCGGGGATATTCGGCATCGAGCCGCAGGATGCGATCGGCCAGACCACCGCCGAGCTGATGCAGCGCTACGGCGCCGCCAAGACCGACGAGAACGACAAGCGCGTGTTGTCGGCGCGGCGCGAGCTCGGCTTCTATGAGGAAGAGTACAAGGACGCCGCAGGCAACATGCGGCAATGGCTGGTCAACAAGCTGCCGATCCTCGATGCGCAGGGCGAGATCGAGAACATCGTCACGGTGGCGCTCGACATCGGCGAGCGCAAGCGGTCCGAGCAGGAGATGCGCAAGGCGAGGGATTCCGCCGAGGCGGCGCTGCGCAACCTGCGGGAAACCCAGAACTCGCTGATCGAGGCCGAGAAACTCGCCGCGCTCGGCCGCCTGGTGGCCGGGGTCGCACATGAGGTCAACAATCCCGTCGGCATCAGCCTGACGGTGGCATCCGCACTGGAGCGCAAGACCGCGAACTTCGAGGCCCAGGTCGAGCGCGGCGACCTGCGCCGCTCCAGCCTCAACGATTTCCTGAACACGGCGCGGGATGCGTCGTCGCAGCTCGTCGCCAATCTGAACCGCGCCGCGGAGCTGATCCAGTCGTTCAAGCAGGTCGCCGCCGACCGCAACTATTCCGACCAGCGCACCTTCGATCTCGGCGATCTCACCGAGCAGGTGGTGATGAGCCTGCGGCCCGGCCTGCGCAAGCACAATCTGACGCTCAACGTCGATTGCGAGCCCAACCTGATCATGAATTCCTATCCCGGACCGTATGGCCAGGTGCTGACCAATCTGTTCCTCAATGCGGTCGCGCACGCGTTCCCGGACGGCAAGCCCGGCGAGGTCGAGATCCAGGTTCGTGCCGCAGGCGGCGACAATGTCGAGGTGATCTTCGCAGACAATGGCTGCGGCATGAGCCTCGACGTCCGCCGCCGCGCGTTCGATCCGTTCTTCACGACGCGGCGCGACCAGGGTGGCACCGGGCTCGGGCTGCACATCGTCTACAGCATCGTCACCACCCGGCTCGGCGGCCGGCTCTCGCTCGAATCCGCGCCGGGCAACGGCACGCGCATCCAGATGATCCTGCCGCGCGTCGCCCCGCTGGAGCAGGCCGCGGAGTAG
- a CDS encoding bifunctional 5,10-methylene-tetrahydrofolate dehydrogenase/5,10-methylene-tetrahydrofolate cyclohydrolase, which produces MTANILDGHAHAQIVIDKVASELDRLPRAPGLAVVLVGCDAASQIYVQSKVRMAERLGLRGEVERLPDDASEADLLARIVALNGRDDIDGILIQLPLPAHIDALRVMAAVDPAKDVDGLHALNAGRLFHGDDALVPCTPLGCLRLIKSIRPDLTGAHAVVIGSSNIVGKPMAALLLQEQATVTQTHVHTRGISSICRQADILVSAVGKAGLVRGDWIKPQAIVIDVGTTRVEKPDGGYAVCGDVSFDEALQVAGAITPVPRGVGPMTIACLMENTVKAAKARAARLQ; this is translated from the coding sequence ATGACGGCGAACATTCTTGATGGGCATGCGCATGCCCAAATTGTCATCGACAAGGTTGCGAGTGAACTGGACCGACTGCCCCGCGCGCCGGGGCTTGCGGTCGTGCTGGTTGGCTGTGACGCGGCGAGCCAGATCTACGTGCAGAGCAAGGTCAGGATGGCCGAGCGGCTTGGCCTGCGCGGCGAGGTCGAGCGCCTGCCGGACGACGCCAGCGAGGCCGATCTGCTTGCCCGGATCGTGGCGCTCAACGGGCGCGACGACATCGACGGCATCCTGATCCAGCTGCCGCTGCCGGCGCATATCGACGCCCTGCGGGTGATGGCCGCGGTCGATCCCGCAAAGGATGTCGACGGCCTGCACGCCCTGAACGCGGGCCGGCTTTTTCACGGCGACGATGCGCTGGTGCCGTGCACGCCGCTCGGCTGTCTCAGGCTGATCAAATCGATCCGCCCCGATCTCACCGGCGCGCATGCCGTGGTGATCGGCAGCTCCAACATCGTCGGCAAGCCGATGGCCGCGCTGTTGCTGCAGGAGCAGGCGACCGTGACGCAGACCCACGTCCACACCCGTGGCATCAGCAGCATCTGCCGGCAGGCCGATATCCTGGTCAGCGCGGTGGGCAAGGCCGGGCTCGTGCGCGGCGACTGGATCAAGCCGCAGGCCATCGTGATCGACGTCGGGACCACGCGCGTCGAGAAGCCGGACGGCGGTTATGCGGTGTGCGGCGATGTCTCGTTCGACGAGGCGTTGCAGGTCGCCGGTGCGATCACGCCGGTGCCGCGCGGTGTCGGCCCGATGACGATCGCCTGCCTGATGGAGAACACCGTGAAGGCCGCCAAGGCGAGGGCGGCGCGGCTGCAATAG
- a CDS encoding alkane 1-monooxygenase: MIFTGTNAAGETITYKDGKRYLWMLSFIPPLIPLFSYWWFLQTHNPLVTLIPFVFIFILIPLLDVVFGEDTHNPPAEVVAAMEADPYYLRLARFSVVFPWVNYIALIAFFGTQELPWWSYVALLLGVGTIDGGTLLVGHELGHKSDRLNILFGMLANCAVGYAHFRIEHNRGHHTWVATPEDPASARFGESIYAFATRELPGAFKRGWRNEAERLTRRGEPVWSVNNEILQGFALTLVVAAILIAVFGWKVAPFIVAHHFLGWYALTQANYVEHYGLLREKLPNGRYQAVEPRHSWNTNHIVSNLMTLHLQRHSDHHANPMRPYQSLRDFDDIPRLPNGYTGMFGLAAIPPLWFRVMDPKTLAWAGGDRSKLNLGERPHTEPGIATS, from the coding sequence ATGATCTTCACGGGCACCAATGCCGCCGGCGAAACCATCACCTACAAGGACGGCAAGCGCTATTTGTGGATGCTCTCGTTCATCCCGCCGCTGATCCCGCTGTTCTCCTACTGGTGGTTCCTGCAGACGCACAATCCGCTGGTCACGCTGATCCCCTTCGTCTTCATCTTCATCCTGATCCCGCTGCTCGATGTCGTCTTTGGCGAGGACACCCACAATCCGCCGGCGGAAGTCGTCGCCGCAATGGAGGCCGATCCGTATTATCTGCGGCTCGCGCGCTTCAGCGTGGTGTTTCCCTGGGTGAACTACATCGCGCTGATTGCTTTCTTCGGCACCCAGGAACTGCCGTGGTGGTCCTACGTGGCGCTGCTACTCGGCGTCGGCACCATCGACGGCGGCACGCTGCTGGTCGGACATGAACTCGGCCACAAGTCGGACAGGCTCAACATCTTGTTCGGCATGCTCGCCAATTGCGCGGTGGGTTACGCGCATTTCCGCATCGAGCACAATCGCGGCCATCACACCTGGGTCGCAACTCCCGAGGATCCCGCCAGCGCGCGCTTCGGCGAATCGATCTATGCGTTCGCAACGCGCGAGTTGCCGGGTGCCTTCAAGCGCGGCTGGCGCAATGAGGCCGAGCGGCTGACCCGTCGCGGCGAGCCGGTCTGGTCGGTCAACAACGAAATCCTGCAGGGCTTCGCGCTGACGCTCGTCGTGGCAGCCATTCTGATTGCGGTGTTCGGCTGGAAGGTCGCGCCGTTCATCGTCGCGCACCATTTCCTCGGCTGGTACGCGCTGACCCAGGCCAATTATGTCGAGCACTACGGCCTGTTGCGCGAAAAGCTGCCGAACGGCCGCTACCAGGCGGTCGAGCCGCGCCACTCCTGGAACACCAACCACATCGTCTCGAACCTGATGACGTTGCATCTGCAACGTCACTCGGACCACCACGCCAACCCGATGCGCCCCTACCAGTCATTGCGCGATTTCGACGACATTCCGCGGTTGCCGAACGGCTACACCGGCATGTTCGGACTGGCTGCGATCCCGCCGCTCTGGTTCCGCGTGATGGATCCGAAGACCTTGGCCTGGGCCGGCGGCGACAGGAGCAAGCTCAATCTGGGCGAGCGGCCGCACACCGAGCCCGGCATCGCAACGTCGTAG
- a CDS encoding VOC family protein, with amino-acid sequence MPVVVTWDHVHLRSPDPEATATWLRDILGGEIVRGPGRIDVQLGGARVFIAEVTQGDGVNAPPVTPYQGLDHFGLSVKDIDAVAAEIKAKGVEFTKEPTTIRPGVRICFIRGPQGISIELLERDKKYV; translated from the coding sequence ATGCCCGTCGTCGTCACGTGGGACCACGTCCATCTGCGCAGTCCCGATCCCGAAGCCACAGCGACCTGGCTGCGCGACATTCTCGGCGGCGAGATCGTCCGCGGCCCCGGCCGCATCGACGTCCAACTCGGCGGCGCCAGGGTTTTCATTGCGGAGGTGACGCAAGGCGACGGCGTCAATGCCCCGCCGGTGACGCCCTATCAGGGGCTCGATCATTTCGGGCTGTCGGTGAAGGACATCGACGCGGTCGCGGCCGAGATCAAGGCCAAGGGCGTCGAGTTCACCAAGGAGCCGACCACGATCCGCCCCGGCGTACGGATCTGCTTCATCCGCGGCCCGCAGGGCATCTCGATCGAACTGCTCGAGCGCGACAAGAAGTACGTGTGA